Part of the Pirellulales bacterium genome, TGACAATAAAGTTCGCCGGCAAGCTTGGCGGCCGCGTAGGGCGAAATGGCCATCGGCAAATCGGTTTCTTGTTTGGTCGGCTTGGGCGCGTTGCCGTAAGCGCTGCTGGAGCCGGCATAAACAACCCTGCGCACTCCGGCTTTGCGGGCGGCATCTAACAGCGTAAGGGTGGCCGTGGCGCAGGCGGCGTGGGTTTCCAACGGCTTGGTGATGCTGCGCGGAACCGAAGCAATCGCCGCCTGGTGAAAAATGCAATCCATTCCCGAGACAGCCCGGGCCACGGCCACGGGATCGGTTAAATCAGCCTCCAAAAAGTCGATTTTATTGCGTGATTGCTCCAGGTTTTCCAACCGACCGGAGGAAAGGTTATCGAGCACGCGAACCTGCAAGCCGCGTTCGACAAGTGCATCGACAATGTGCGAACCAATGAAGCCGGCGCCGCCGGTCACAAGAACTTTACGCATACAAAGTGATTGGGTGTACAGTCAGGGGTAGGGGTATATTGCCAACGCTGTAGAGAATTCTACCTTACAACAACGGCGAGAAGCCAGACGCTACAGCTTGAAATGGAACGTGCGCTGTAGGAATCGCCATAAACGCCAGCCTAGCGAGTGCCAGGGACCGTCGATTTTAGCTTGCCCTTTTAGGCCTGTCAGGAAATTTAATTCGTCGTCTTCCAGTGGGGCGCGGGCTTCGTAAGCAACACTGGCCGGACGCAGGAGACCTGTTTCGTCGGGCTTGGTTTCAATACTGCCGCCGGTTTTGTTGGAAAGCGCCTTGGGAACCACCTTTAACGGTTCGTTCGAAATTTCGGTGATTTCGCTGCGGAAGGTAACGCCCTTCATTTCGTCGAGCATGATCTTCACATGTTGCCCCGGAAACACCTGATCAATATCGGACTGATCGACCACCAGCACGGCTTCAAATTTTCCGGGGTCGCCGATTTTGCAGAACAACGTGGAGGCCTTGAGCGTGGCGCCGATGTTTTGTTTCTCCAGCGGGGTGCCGTGCCAGTTGGGCAACTTGCCATCCGACGGCGAGTGGAGTGGCACGGACGGAGGCGGAATCACTATGCCCGCCCGATGTGCGACCAGGTGCAGGTGATCGACCTCGGTTTGTTTTTTCTTCAGTTGCTCTTCAATGGCCACCAGCGATTTTTGCACTTCGGGAATGGAATCGGCCGCCCTGCGATTTTCGTGTTCTTCCAATCGCAAGGCCTCCATTTGGGCCTCAAGCTGATTGCGTCGCCCAGTCAAATCGGCGATTGCCAATTCCAATTCGGAACTTTTTAAGTCGGCCAGCGGAGCGCCCGCCTGCACGGTGTCGCCCGGTTGGACATGCACAGTTTCGATCTCACCCGCCACGTCGACGTACACCGCATCGGCATTTTGCGGCTCGACTGTCAGATAACAAAATACATGATAGGGGAATGGCACAAACACAATGGCGGCCAGGACTCCCAGCACGATGGCCAGCGTGGCATAAAAGCGCGGCTTCTTCACTTCATTGATCCTTCCCGGTACGTAAAAAAATTTCCCCAAGCTCCACAATGGCCGACCGATCAAGCTGGCAATGGACGCCATTGCAATGATCTGGCCTATAATTTCCAAACGATAGGGTTGAAACACCCGAAACAGGAAAAACAAAATCGAAAACATGACCACCCAGGTGTAAATCGAGGAGGCCACGGTGTACAGCATGAACCAAAACTGATTACGCGTGGGCAGGAACGGATCCTCCGGTTGTTCCAGCCCCAGGCACCATTCGCCTAGTTTACGGTTGAGAATCGACGTGGCCTTCTGCCGCAAGTTGGGAATTTCCAGGACATCGGACAGAATGTAATAGCCATCGTACCGCAACAACGGATTGCCGTTGAACACCACCGTGCTGACCGAGCAGACAAACATGGTGCTTAAGCAGATGTTGTTCAGCAGTCCCGGCTCGCTGAACCACCAGATGAACGTAGCAATGGAAGCAATGCATACTTCCACGTACATGCCGGCGGCGCCGATGAACGCCCGATGCCATTTATTGGGCAGCATCCAGGAGTCGGAAACGTTGCAATACAAGCAGGGGGTGAGAACCAGGAACATCACGCCCAGCTCGTGACATTCGCCGCCGAAATGCTTGCACGACAACCCGTGGCCAAACTCGTGCAAAATTTTGGTGAATACCATCGCCGCGCCTAGCCAAATCCAATTGCTGGGACCGAAGAATTGGTGAAACCCAGGCAGCTTGGCGCGGAACGTGTCGAATTGCACCAGCACTAATGTCAAAGCTGAGGCCAACAGCAACAGGCAAAAGGACGCGGCTTGTTTGCTAAAGAACCAATCTACCTTCGGCTGCAGCCAATTAAAAAACCGTTCCGGATCGACTCCCTTCAAGCGAATGGCCAGCAAATTGGAAACGGTGCCCCAAAATTCGCGCTTTTTGCGCTCCCACCGCAGTTTGAGCAACTGCTTGCCTTGTCCCGGCACGGCAGCAATCACCAGGGCGCTTTGATGCAGCATGCCGATCAGACGGCCTAACTCCTCCAAGGTAATTTTCTGTGGGGCGAATTCCTTTTCGAACCGCTGCCGAAGGTCATCCAGGCTTGTCTTCCCATCAAGCCAATTCAACAGCGCGAATTCCTCCTCCTGAAAACGGAAGTAATTCAAGCCCACCGGGTCTTTCACGATCCAGTATTGCCGGCCCTGGTAGCGCTGGCGGGTCACCTGCAAATCGGGGCGTTTGCGAATGGCCAGCGGCCGTGCGGAAGAGGAAACAAGACTATCGGCAAGGGTGGGCATGGAAAATGATAAATGGCCAATGACCAAAATCCCAATGACCAATAATCGGCGAATATTCCCTAATTGGTCATTGGTGCTGGGTCATCCGTCATTTCAGTTGAAAGGTCATGGTGGCCGGCATGCCGGGTCGAAGCAGCCATTGTCCGTCTTCTTTGCGATTGTCGACTTCGGCCCGGACTTCGTATTCAAGCTCGCCTTGAACTTCGGGATCGACGAACACAATTCTGCCCGGGAATTGCACCTTGCGACCGCCGGCCAGTTCCACTTGCACTACAACTGAACGATCTGCAACGTCGCCAGGGCTGTATTTGGCAATATCTAGCCGGCCTTCCACTCGCAACCGATCCATTCGAATGACGCGGACCACGATGTCGCCGGGTTTGACCCACTCGCCCAAATGGGAATAAATTCTTTGGACTACGCCGTCAATGGGCGCGGCA contains:
- a CDS encoding efflux RND transporter periplasmic adaptor subunit, which translates into the protein MPTLADSLVSSSARPLAIRKRPDLQVTRQRYQGRQYWIVKDPVGLNYFRFQEEEFALLNWLDGKTSLDDLRQRFEKEFAPQKITLEELGRLIGMLHQSALVIAAVPGQGKQLLKLRWERKKREFWGTVSNLLAIRLKGVDPERFFNWLQPKVDWFFSKQAASFCLLLLASALTLVLVQFDTFRAKLPGFHQFFGPSNWIWLGAAMVFTKILHEFGHGLSCKHFGGECHELGVMFLVLTPCLYCNVSDSWMLPNKWHRAFIGAAGMYVEVCIASIATFIWWFSEPGLLNNICLSTMFVCSVSTVVFNGNPLLRYDGYYILSDVLEIPNLRQKATSILNRKLGEWCLGLEQPEDPFLPTRNQFWFMLYTVASSIYTWVVMFSILFFLFRVFQPYRLEIIGQIIAMASIASLIGRPLWSLGKFFYVPGRINEVKKPRFYATLAIVLGVLAAIVFVPFPYHVFCYLTVEPQNADAVYVDVAGEIETVHVQPGDTVQAGAPLADLKSSELELAIADLTGRRNQLEAQMEALRLEEHENRRAADSIPEVQKSLVAIEEQLKKKQTEVDHLHLVAHRAGIVIPPPSVPLHSPSDGKLPNWHGTPLEKQNIGATLKASTLFCKIGDPGKFEAVLVVDQSDIDQVFPGQHVKIMLDEMKGVTFRSEITEISNEPLKVVPKALSNKTGGSIETKPDETGLLRPASVAYEARAPLEDDELNFLTGLKGQAKIDGPWHSLGWRLWRFLQRTFHFKL